The following are from one region of the Dreissena polymorpha isolate Duluth1 chromosome 2, UMN_Dpol_1.0, whole genome shotgun sequence genome:
- the LOC127870479 gene encoding uncharacterized protein LOC127870479 → MAEGRIGLVESESSPEARQSSSFSHYTPSQLAKISDETCRLMDLLGYGELIRQARRYGYRIRDRLMDVSFGHAFYMITSGSKGEGLANMYESDIDLLAVLRDVVCLEDGLNDGTLPRVMTVFILNFGLCYPGHCKLLLCKRGQRIRPILQNALVEDGYGGALLSSDLFYRNCEHDYMDDDMDVEFQRNQRAGPSLPFTCFGLFKMDFVYCLPCLCPSILNRWAARSRHWPPTHVVQKVVSMGAFVTPVAYQGSEYKHVEWRLCFNTGEMELLCNLNDVQIKVYVILKMILKDVLKPKNKEITSYMVKNVVLWLAERSQNSLCNEKSLFNWLREGLIFLRNAIVTMHLPCYIIPERNLLAACGMREDLQHTWITIMKEMIEEGPRILLRLPKMRRAIIAHPEPLFLYYRMKTELELLFLMCTNRFIKYINDDVDDSEGDRFIEEFNICLGLILSPVLPLLNVDWNIDIDKRGSALIDILAGLLM, encoded by the exons ATGGCTGAAGGTCGTATTGGACTTGTTGAGTCAGAGTCTTCACCTGAGGCAAGGCAAAGCAGTTCATTCAGTCATTACACTCCA AGTCAATTGGCAAAGATTTCTGATGAGACCTGTAGACTTATGGACTTGCTTGGATATGGAGAACTTATCAGACAGGCAAGGAGATATGGTTACAGGATAAGGGACAGACTTATGGATGTATCTTTTGGCCATGCGTTTTATATGATCACTTCGGGTAGCAAGGGAGAGGGTCTGGCGAATATGTATGAGAGTGATATAGACCTGTTAGCTGTCTTACGTGACGTCGTGTGTTTAGAAGATGGTTTAAATGACGGTACACTTCCAAGGGTGATGACCgtatttattttgaatttcggTTTGTGTTATCCGGGTCATTGTAAACTGCTTTTATGTAAACGAGGTCAAAGGATAAGGCCAATATTGCAAAATGCCTTAGTTGAAGATGGATATGGGGGCGCTCTTTTGAGCAGTGATTTATTCTATAGAAATTGTGAGCATGATTACATGGATGATGACATGGATGTAGAATTTCAACGCAATCAACGTGCCGGACCGTCGTTACCATTTACATGTTTTGGACTCTTTAAAATGGACTTCGTATATTGCTTGCCCTGTCTCTGTCCAAGTATACTGAATAGATGGGCTGCAAGATCCCGGCATTGGCCTCCAACGCATGTAGTTCAGAAAGTCGTATCTATGGGAGCGTTTGTTACTCCGGTTGCATATCAAGGAAGTGAGTATAAACACGTAGAGTGGCGTCTTTGTTTTAATACTGGTGAAATGGAGCTGTTGTGCAACCTCAATGATGTACAAATtaaagtatatgttattttaaaaatgatcTTAAAAGATGTATTGAAAcctaaaaataaagaaataacatcgTACATGGTGAAAAACGTTGTACTATGGTTGGCAGAGAGAAGCCAAAATTCATTGTGCAATGAAAAAAGTTTATTCAATTGGTTGCGTGAAGGATTAATTTTTCTTAGAAACGCAATAGTCACTATGCATTTACCATGTTACATTATACCAGAGAGGAACCTATTGGCAGCATGTGGAATGAGAGAAGATCTACAACATACATGGATAACAATTATGAAAGAAATGATAGAAGAAGGTCCCAGGATATTATTACGACTGCCGAAAATGAGGAGAGCTATTATCGCTCACCCTGAGCCTCTGTTTTTGTATTACAGGATGAAAACTGAGTTGGAGTTGTTATTCTTGATGTGCACCAACAGATTCATCAAATACATAAATGACGATGTTGATGACAGTGAAGGTGACCGTTTTATCGAAGAGTTTAACATATGCCTTGGGTTGATATTAAGCCCTGTCCTTCCTCTGTTGAACGTTGATTGgaatattgatattgataagaGAGGTTCTgctttaattgatattttagccGGACTATTAATGTAA